The following coding sequences lie in one Dunckerocampus dactyliophorus isolate RoL2022-P2 chromosome 4, RoL_Ddac_1.1, whole genome shotgun sequence genomic window:
- the dph7 gene encoding diphthine methyltransferase isoform X1, with protein MQRNSRSRIRSLQVFDTELNADTVEWCPVSPHHSILACGTYQLQTQKEEEDVPPRRTGRLYLFKYQAEALRSPLTEIQRIDTPAILDMKWCHVPASGKVVLGLATSTGELQLHTLSDSQEGSSSLQKLSSMEVGADRLLLSLDWSTGRMDSSSDVQAVCSDSAGSVSVLSWDEGALKTSSQWKAHDFEAWISAFSYWDTHMLYSGGDDCKLKGWDLRMGPSSPTFISKRHSMGVCSIHSNPHRQHILATGSYDEKVLLWDERNMRHPLSETSLGGGVWRLKWHPTQQHLLLAACMHNHFRILDCQHSTEASGGSCAVVASYILHNSLAYGADWSRLTSSPAPTQAKESLTEVGGHLKIQYESPTASVDTCLEDDSGQYIPEDITASSTAGDAVHPDHDVTSFLVATCSFYDHVLHLWRWDWTPPDASS; from the exons ATGCAGAGAAATAGCAGATCAAGAATTCGCAGCTTGCAAGTGTTTGACACCGAGTTGAACGCTGACACCGTGGAATGGTGTCCTGTCTCCCCCCATCACAGCATCCTAGCCTGCGGGACATATCAGCTGCAAACACAA aaagaggaagaagatgtccCTCCAAGGCGTACAGGTCGTTTGTATCTTTTCAAATATCAAGCCGAAGCTTTGAGGAGTCCTCTCACGGAGATACAGAGGATAGACACACCTGCCATTCTTGATATGAAATG GTGTCATGTACCTGCGTCAGGAAAGGTGGTGTTGGGTCTGGCAACATCCACCGGAGAACTACAACTACACACCCTCTCTGACAGCCAG GAAGGCAGCAGCAGTCTGCAGAAGCTGAGCAGCATGGAGGTGGGGGCCGACCGACTCCTACTGTCATTAGATTGGTCCACCGGGAGAATGGACAG CAGCAGTGACGTGCAGGCGGTGTGCAGCGACTCCGCAGGAAGTGTCAGCGTGCTTTCCTGGGATGAAGGTGCCCTGAAGACTTCGTCACAGTGGAAGGCCCACGACTTTGAAGCTTGGATCTCAGCCTTCTCTTACTGGGACACGCACATGCTTTACTCGG GTGGTGATGACTGCAAGCTTAAAGGCTGGGATCTCAGGATGGGACCCTCCAGCCCCACTTTCATCAGTAAAAG ACATTCAATGGGTGTGTGCAGCATTCACAGCAACCCTCACCGACAACACATCCTTGCCACTGGCAG TTATGATGAGAAAGTCCTGTTGTGGGATGAAAGGAACATGCGTCATCCTCTCAGTGAGACTTCTTTGGGTGGGGGCGTGTGGAGGCTGAAGTGGCATCCCACTCAGCAGCACCTCCTGCTGGCAGCCTGCATGCACAACCACTTCCGTATCCTTGACTGTCAACACAGCACAG AGGCCAGTGGAGGATCATGTGCGGTGGTGGCCTCCTACATCCTCCACAACTCCTTGGCTTATGGAGCTGACTGGTCTCGGCTGACGTCCTCCCCTGCCCCCACACAAGCAAAGGAAAGCCTCACAGAGGTGGGAGGCCATCTGAAGATCCAGTACGAGTCTCCCACCGCCAGTGTGGACACCTGCCTGGAGGACGACAGTGGACAATACATCCCAGAGGACATTACGGCATCATCTACGGCAGGAGACGCCGTCCACCCAGATCATGATGTGACTTCTTTTCTTGTAGCCACCTGCTCTTTCTACGATCACGTGCTTCACCTGTGGAGGTGGGACTGGACTCCACCCGATGCTTCCTCCTGA
- the dph7 gene encoding diphthine methyltransferase isoform X2: MQRNSRSRIRSLQVFDTELNADTVEWCPVSPHHSILACGTYQLQTQKEEEDVPPRRTGRLYLFKYQAEALRSPLTEIQRIDTPAILDMKWCHVPASGKVVLGLATSTGELQLHTLSDSQEGSSSLQKLSSMEVGADRLLLSLDWSTGRMDSSDVQAVCSDSAGSVSVLSWDEGALKTSSQWKAHDFEAWISAFSYWDTHMLYSGGDDCKLKGWDLRMGPSSPTFISKRHSMGVCSIHSNPHRQHILATGSYDEKVLLWDERNMRHPLSETSLGGGVWRLKWHPTQQHLLLAACMHNHFRILDCQHSTEASGGSCAVVASYILHNSLAYGADWSRLTSSPAPTQAKESLTEVGGHLKIQYESPTASVDTCLEDDSGQYIPEDITASSTAGDAVHPDHDVTSFLVATCSFYDHVLHLWRWDWTPPDASS, from the exons ATGCAGAGAAATAGCAGATCAAGAATTCGCAGCTTGCAAGTGTTTGACACCGAGTTGAACGCTGACACCGTGGAATGGTGTCCTGTCTCCCCCCATCACAGCATCCTAGCCTGCGGGACATATCAGCTGCAAACACAA aaagaggaagaagatgtccCTCCAAGGCGTACAGGTCGTTTGTATCTTTTCAAATATCAAGCCGAAGCTTTGAGGAGTCCTCTCACGGAGATACAGAGGATAGACACACCTGCCATTCTTGATATGAAATG GTGTCATGTACCTGCGTCAGGAAAGGTGGTGTTGGGTCTGGCAACATCCACCGGAGAACTACAACTACACACCCTCTCTGACAGCCAG GAAGGCAGCAGCAGTCTGCAGAAGCTGAGCAGCATGGAGGTGGGGGCCGACCGACTCCTACTGTCATTAGATTGGTCCACCGGGAGAATGGACAG CAGTGACGTGCAGGCGGTGTGCAGCGACTCCGCAGGAAGTGTCAGCGTGCTTTCCTGGGATGAAGGTGCCCTGAAGACTTCGTCACAGTGGAAGGCCCACGACTTTGAAGCTTGGATCTCAGCCTTCTCTTACTGGGACACGCACATGCTTTACTCGG GTGGTGATGACTGCAAGCTTAAAGGCTGGGATCTCAGGATGGGACCCTCCAGCCCCACTTTCATCAGTAAAAG ACATTCAATGGGTGTGTGCAGCATTCACAGCAACCCTCACCGACAACACATCCTTGCCACTGGCAG TTATGATGAGAAAGTCCTGTTGTGGGATGAAAGGAACATGCGTCATCCTCTCAGTGAGACTTCTTTGGGTGGGGGCGTGTGGAGGCTGAAGTGGCATCCCACTCAGCAGCACCTCCTGCTGGCAGCCTGCATGCACAACCACTTCCGTATCCTTGACTGTCAACACAGCACAG AGGCCAGTGGAGGATCATGTGCGGTGGTGGCCTCCTACATCCTCCACAACTCCTTGGCTTATGGAGCTGACTGGTCTCGGCTGACGTCCTCCCCTGCCCCCACACAAGCAAAGGAAAGCCTCACAGAGGTGGGAGGCCATCTGAAGATCCAGTACGAGTCTCCCACCGCCAGTGTGGACACCTGCCTGGAGGACGACAGTGGACAATACATCCCAGAGGACATTACGGCATCATCTACGGCAGGAGACGCCGTCCACCCAGATCATGATGTGACTTCTTTTCTTGTAGCCACCTGCTCTTTCTACGATCACGTGCTTCACCTGTGGAGGTGGGACTGGACTCCACCCGATGCTTCCTCCTGA